The following proteins come from a genomic window of Zonotrichia leucophrys gambelii isolate GWCS_2022_RI chromosome 4, RI_Zleu_2.0, whole genome shotgun sequence:
- the HAUS3 gene encoding HAUS augmin-like complex subunit 3: MSYGKDFVETLKKVGYPKADELNGEDFDWMFESPEGKSILEWFCGNINVQNVVSEEELQDFDNLLQQGRAVLEGNALDEVLKTLEPAGSMNSSQEEDEEEVKKLEDELQTLQELKTLQIHRHNKLQQLIATNSHLLQTIQGREEEARKERKEGLEVFTAANNKLDNELQSLIAAVKEFASFFTASGSEQGSDARALFFSQISLDRYLSVEEQSTAALTSHLKKLFYEGMPKRAENSHADIFQLEDLIEQVPFDEANEMCEERQEIARLQAAYICAQHQLIQLQAEEEGMNSAIKCAESLLQPLGKDTGQQENIDAKTSSLNAEISAIKQDIAQINNEELLPLLKKKAQLLSAPVLKEYLDRQIARLDCYAAIQAKIGRHLMRQTTSFELIQLACEMEMKKHQEFSCQLENLVESLKQSTDELEQRLQAIAEQSEQAKPRSTIGPEDALACRLYQLLEGGSKKQQLFKTYKSLEQMAQKLKQDCATAEDQLAASAREQSLLVASLEGNVDALRAALYCGTNQIQLRSPELTEQFHQLEVHLDELSRLLKDLAADLKSKRSFLESNRLLQMERDLYVHFFKDEEQFKEMVERLEQQSQAKASGLEDENFTSSAVLNV, translated from the exons atgAGCTATGGAAAGGATTTTGTGGAAACTCTTAAAAAAGTGGGATATCCAAAGGCTGATGAGCTTAATGGAGAAGATTTTGACTGGATGTTTGAGTCTCCAGAAGGCAAATCAATTTTGGAGTGGTTTTGTGGAAACATAAATGTGCAGAACGTGGTATCTGAAGAAGAACTGCAAGATTTTGATAATCTTCTCCAGCAAGGTAGGGCTGTTTTGGAAGGAAATGCACTGGATGAAGTCCTTAAAACCTTGGAGCCCGCAGGTTCGATGAACAGCAGCCaagaggaggacgaggaggaagTGAAGAAATTAGAGGATGAACTTCAGACTCTTCAGGAGTTAAAAACCCTTCAAATTCATCGGCATAATAAGCTCCAGCAGCTGATTGCTACAAACAGCCACTTGTTACAGACGAtccaaggcagagaggaagAAGCACGGAAGGAACGGAAAGAAGGCCTGGAAGTGTTCACtgcagcaaataataagcttgaCAATGAACTGCAGTCTCTTATAGCTGCAGTGAAGGAATTTGCCTCTTTCTTCACTGCTTCAGGTTCAGAACAAGGGTCAGATGCACGTgcactgtttttttcccaaatttctttgGACAGATATTTGTCTGTGGAAGAACAAAGCACTGCAGCACTTACTTCACacttaaaaaagcttttttatgAAGGTATGCCTAAACGTGCTGAAAATTCACATGCAGACATCTTTCAACTTGAAGATTTAATCGAGCAAGTCCCTTTTGATGAGGCCAATGAAATGTGTGAAGAGAGGCAAGAGATAGCCAGGCTCCAGGCAGCATATAtttgtgctcagcaccagctcaTTCAGCTGCAGGCTGAAGAGGAGGGCATGAATTCAGCTATCAAGTGTGCAGagagcctgctgcagcccttgggCAAG GATACTGGACAACAGGAAAATATTGATGCTAAAACATCTAGtttaaatgctgaaatttcAGCAATTAAACAAGATATAGCTCAGATAAATAATGAAGAGCTGCTTCCCCTTCTTAAGAAGAAAGCACAACTTCTGAGTGCACCAGTGCTGAAAGAATACTTAGATCGCCAAATTGCTCGGCTGGACTGTTATGCTGCAATTCAAGCTAAAATAGGCAGGCATTTGATGAGACAGACAACATCATTTGAACTTATTCAGCTGGCCTGTGAAATGGAGATGAAGAAACACCAGGAGTTCAGCTGCCAGCTTGAGAACTTGGTAGAATCTCTGAAGCAAAGCACTGATGAGttagagcagaggctgcaggcgATCGCTGAGCAGAGTGAGCAGGCAAAGCCAAGGAGCACCATTGGCCCAGAGGATGCTTTGGCTTGCAG GCTGTATCAGCTCCTGGAAGGAGGAAGTAAAAAACAACAGTTGTTTAAGACATACAAAAGCCTGGAGCAGATGGCTCAGAAGTTAAAGCAGGACTGTGCCACAGCAGAAGATCAGCTGGCAGCATCTGCTCGGGAGCAGTCTCTCCTTGTGGCCAGCCTGGAGGGCAATGTGGATGCCCTTCGTGCTGCTCTCTATTGTGGGACAAATCAGATCCAGCTCCGGAGCCCA GAACTTACTGAGCAGTTTCACCAACTGGAAGTGCATTTAGATGAACTAAGTCGTCTCCTTAAGGATCTGGCTGCAGATCTGAAGTCAAAGAGAAGCTTTTTAGAGTCCAATAGGCTGCTTCAGATGGAAAGAGACTTGTATGTGCATTTTTTCAAAGATGAAGAGCAGTTCAAAGAGATGGTGGAGAGACTTGAGCAGCAGTCTCAGGCTAAAGCCAGTGGTCTGGAAGATGAGAATTTCACAAGCAGTGCAGTTCTTAATGTCTAA